One region of Trachemys scripta elegans isolate TJP31775 chromosome 8, CAS_Tse_1.0, whole genome shotgun sequence genomic DNA includes:
- the FAM151A gene encoding protein FAM151A, whose protein sequence is MVSSQRSCPSIGATEAAVIGVCVVAVISTCIALAVSLTLNRNPPQDSAPKPAFETDGDLLEYLLNLGSIDRKDGLLVTWYHSANKKSELAAALKSDAMVLEADVNIEGHNTRNETDKPIMAHPPTIYSDNSFQEWLDVVLNSSSKGIKLDFKSIKAVDPSLDILLKKSSEMKLNRPLWLNADILMGPNVPINTAVNASLFLSLIQEKFPNCTLSLGWTTLYSFLFPNKTYTQKMIQKMHSIVGTLPQRVTFPVRAVMVRLAWPHFSWLLAQSDRYSLTLWQGKTDPISVEDLLFIRDNSRPEQIYYDIYDPVLAQFKEAALNSTRKRFYYPGGNLLDYFHPADSDELQIEWYGMDHYENRLETLSVLKDKRGMIALDIALQDSTIGNLIPIALSPSAGRPLEQCLVTVSRDLNPWGIYLNITEPGALRPTLELLSKLYAQNLLWNPIWISMALSFGSFETPGYMQGEEFLTAINSIFPYVTVAPGWPREVITAGYTDPLIDDMLTLCKDLWQQVSFQLEAGPLSRSWLATTKLLEISPSYTITVQHSHSEGSYCDGFPGLRSIRTHTQKGVYYKIPRQCRNALMADVLTS, encoded by the exons ATGGTTTCCAGTCAGAGGAGTTGTCCTTCCATAGGAGCAACAGAGGCAGCAGTGATTGGTGTCTGCGTTGTTGCGGTGATTTCTACCTGCATCGCACTGGCTGTGAGTCTGACCCTTAACAGGAATCCCCCCCAAG ACTCTGCACCCAAACCAGCCTTTGAGACAGACGGAGACCTGTTAGAATACCTGCTAAATCTGGGGAGCATTGACAGGAAGGATGGATTGCTGGTCACCTGGTATCATTCTGCAAACAAAAAGAGCGAGCTGGCAGCTGCCTTGaaga GTGATGCTATGGTCCTGGAAGCAGATGTCAACATAGAAGGACATAACACTCGTAATGAGACCGACAAGCCCATCATGGCCCATCCCCCCACTATTTACAGTGACAACTCTTTTCAGGAATGGCTGGATGTCGTCCTTAACTCATCTAGCAAAG GTATCAAGCTGGATTTCAAAAGCATCAAGGCAGTTGACCCATCTCTggatattttattaaagaaatccTCAGAAATGAAGCTCAATAGACCTCTGTGGTTAAACGCAGATATTCTAATGGGTCCCAATGTCCCCATAAACACGGCAGTTAATGCAAGTTT ATTCCTCTCCCTCATCCAGGAGAAGTTCCCAAACTGCACTCTCTCTCTGGGGTGGACGACCCTCTACTCGTTTCTGTTCCCCAACAAAACCTACACTCAGAAAATGATTCAAAAGATGCACAGCATCGTGGGGACGCTGCCCCAAAGAGTCACCTTCCCTGTCAGGGCCGTCATGGTGAGATTGGCTTGGCCTCATTTCAGCTGGCTGCTGGCTCAGTCCGATAG GTATAGCCTGACTCTGTGGCAGGGGAAGACGGATCCGATCAGCGTGGAAGATCTCCTGTTCATCCGGGACAATAGCCGTCCTGAACAAATCTATTATGACATTTATGATCCTGTTCTGGCTCAGTTCAAGGAAGCAGCGT TGAACTCAACAAGAAAGAGATTCTACTATCCTGGAGGCAATTTGCTAGATTACTTTCACCCAGCAGACTCTGATGAACTACAGATAGAGTGGTATGGGATGGATCACTATGAGAACAGGCTGGAAACACTGTCAGTTCTTAAAG ATAAGAGGGGCATGATTGCCCTGGACATTGCATTACAGGATAGCACCATTGGAAATCTCATTCCCATTGCACTGTCTCCATCAGCAGGCCGCCCCCTGGAACAGTGTCTGGTTACAGTATCCAGAGATCTCAATCCTTGGGGTATATACCTGAACATAACAGAACCCGGAGCACTTCGCCCTACACTGGAGCTCCTTAGTAAGCTATATGCCCAGAATCTCTTATGGAACCCCATCTGGATAAGCATGGCGCTCTCCTTTGGAAGCTTTGAGACACCAGGATACATGCAAGGTGAAGAATTCCTAACAGCCATCAACAGCATTTTCCCATATGTTACCGtagcccctggctggcccagggAAGTGATAACTGCTGGTTACACGGACCCATTGATAGACGATATGCTCACACTCTGTAAGGATCTCTGGCAACAAGTGTCATTTCAGCTGGAGGCTGGGCCGCTGAGTAGATCATGGCTGGCGACTACAAAGCTGTTGGAGATTTCACCCAGCTACACCATCACTGTGCAACACAGTCACTCAGAGGGTAGCTACTGTGATGGCTTCCCAGGACTCCGGTCTATccgaacacacacacagaagggggTCTATTATAAGATACCGAGACAATGCAGAAATGCTTTGATGGCGGATGTCTTAACTTCTTAG